The Chryseobacterium sp. 52 genome includes a region encoding these proteins:
- a CDS encoding DUF4252 domain-containing protein: protein MKTLKNIFLGIFVMLMFQSCIVSGRPNMDFFKQSGYDLKGTKFASFNVPVFLAKPFIKRALREDGESEEVIALIKKVSKIKVMTIDNGSKDMLNDYAKYLNDNDFEDWATIKHDGENVNVRVKQNGETIKNMMITVNSDKELVFVDVRGSFTAEDISKVINAATDK, encoded by the coding sequence ATGAAAACTTTAAAAAACATTTTTTTAGGAATCTTTGTCATGCTTATGTTTCAGTCATGCATAGTTTCCGGAAGGCCCAATATGGATTTCTTTAAACAGTCGGGGTATGATCTTAAAGGAACGAAATTCGCTAGCTTCAATGTCCCTGTATTTCTTGCAAAACCTTTTATCAAGAGAGCCTTAAGAGAAGATGGGGAAAGTGAAGAGGTGATTGCACTGATCAAAAAAGTATCGAAAATAAAGGTCATGACAATTGATAACGGGAGCAAAGATATGCTGAATGATTATGCTAAATATTTAAATGATAATGATTTTGAAGACTGGGCAACCATTAAACATGACGGTGAAAATGTGAATGTCAGAGTAAAACAGAATGGAGAAACCATTAAAAATATGATGATCACCGTGAATTCTGATAAAGAACTGGTCTTTGTAGATGTTAGAGGAAGCTTTACTGCCGAAGACATTTCAAAAGTAATCAATGCAGCTACAGATAAATAA
- a CDS encoding DUF4252 domain-containing protein, whose translation MKKIFIILALAFSHFFTVYGQGDKFDKLFEKYQEVEGVTSIKIAKPMFGMLSSLNIDDSQLEQIKPLLSKINGLKILITENPEQANTKAGIQVQTHLSQLSKDVASYLKTLNYSEIMSINNSGAKIKFLSAEAKDGMLDDLLLSIDGGKGENILVMLDGKLSMDDVNKIINSSETKTNQVTSMRSTITSENNSSYLNGEARNVGEFSGISVSTGVNVVFKQEGPTSVKVIADADKLQYIITKVENGILKVYVDNKGEKNVRFRNLSVNVSSPRMDNIKASSGANINVVNSIKENNLNIEVSSGANVKGDFKISNAVDVSTSSGSNFRAGITASSISVKASSGSNTAIEGKANSGIIDISSGALCKADGLKLDNLEAEATSGGNLSVNVSTRLKVRASSGGLVKYKGRPEIEAKISKTSGGTLKPID comes from the coding sequence ATGAAAAAAATATTTATAATACTCGCACTTGCCTTTTCCCATTTCTTTACGGTGTATGGGCAGGGAGATAAGTTCGACAAACTTTTTGAGAAGTATCAGGAAGTGGAAGGCGTAACTTCTATTAAAATTGCTAAACCAATGTTCGGGATGCTCAGCAGTCTTAATATTGATGATTCGCAGCTGGAACAAATTAAACCATTGCTGTCTAAAATTAACGGATTAAAAATCCTCATTACAGAAAATCCTGAGCAGGCCAATACCAAGGCCGGAATTCAGGTTCAAACTCACCTTTCACAGCTAAGCAAGGATGTAGCATCCTACTTAAAAACCCTGAATTATAGTGAGATCATGTCTATCAATAATTCCGGTGCAAAGATCAAATTCCTTTCAGCAGAAGCCAAAGACGGAATGCTGGATGACCTGTTGCTGAGTATAGACGGAGGAAAAGGAGAAAATATCCTGGTCATGCTGGACGGAAAACTGTCTATGGATGATGTAAATAAAATTATCAACTCCAGCGAGACCAAAACCAATCAGGTAACCAGTATGAGAAGTACTATTACCTCCGAAAATAATTCCTCTTACCTGAACGGAGAAGCCAGAAATGTAGGTGAGTTTTCAGGAATCAGTGTAAGTACAGGAGTGAATGTCGTTTTTAAACAGGAAGGGCCCACAAGCGTGAAAGTAATTGCTGATGCAGATAAACTTCAGTACATTATTACAAAGGTGGAAAACGGAATTTTAAAAGTATATGTAGACAATAAGGGTGAAAAAAATGTAAGATTCAGAAACCTGAGTGTTAACGTTTCTTCCCCAAGAATGGACAATATCAAGGCTTCTTCAGGGGCTAACATCAATGTGGTGAACTCTATAAAAGAAAATAATCTGAATATTGAGGTCTCATCAGGGGCTAACGTGAAGGGGGACTTTAAGATTTCCAATGCAGTAGATGTTTCAACCTCTTCAGGTTCAAATTTCAGAGCAGGAATTACCGCATCATCCATTTCGGTAAAAGCATCAAGCGGATCCAATACAGCCATTGAAGGAAAAGCGAATTCAGGAATAATAGATATCAGCAGTGGTGCACTCTGTAAAGCAGACGGACTAAAACTGGATAATCTTGAAGCGGAGGCTACATCCGGAGGAAATCTTTCTGTCAATGTTTCCACCAGACTGAAAGTCAGAGCTTCTTCAGGAGGACTGGTAAAATATAAAGGAAGACCTGAGATTGAAGCTAAAATCAGCAAAACATCGGGAGGAACTCTGAAACCTATTGACTAA
- a CDS encoding RNA polymerase sigma factor yields the protein MTQETFKNTVFILKDEMYRFAKRFVMSSDEAEDVVQDLMIKFWQKKEELETFGNLKSYALKSVRNECLNRLKHHDVKLGFADLQLHRSELYSMDINNLKEYIIGFINQLPEKQKAVIHLKDVEEYEVSEISEMLEMEENAVRVNLMRARQKVKEQITQLMSYEQRSISE from the coding sequence ATGACCCAAGAAACTTTCAAGAATACGGTGTTTATTCTCAAAGACGAGATGTATCGTTTTGCGAAAAGATTTGTCATGAGCAGTGATGAAGCAGAGGATGTGGTGCAGGATCTGATGATAAAGTTCTGGCAGAAGAAGGAGGAACTGGAGACCTTTGGGAATTTAAAATCCTATGCGTTGAAGTCCGTCCGGAACGAATGCCTGAACCGGCTGAAGCACCACGATGTGAAGTTGGGATTTGCAGATTTGCAACTTCACCGCTCAGAATTGTACAGCATGGATATTAATAATCTGAAGGAGTATATTATAGGGTTTATCAACCAGCTCCCCGAAAAACAGAAAGCAGTCATCCATCTGAAAGATGTAGAAGAATATGAGGTCTCCGAAATCTCCGAAATGCTGGAAATGGAAGAAAACGCAGTAAGAGTAAATCTGATGCGGGCGAGACAAAAAGTAAAAGAACAAATAACACAATTGATGAGCTATGAACAAAGATCAATTTCAGAATAA
- a CDS encoding DUF6705 family protein: MKNLLIILTTVIFNLVSGQRDHGPVQEACSSYHKFPLRTFNSLPEEPCNYLKDKNNELPAFEGTWKGTWDNKIVFITFKKISKIFNSNLKYYSDYLIGKYKILDSNGNVLTESVKGNILFDTMNIADYKAKIKGGKFKKTNDKYSLTYVDSDLCYKSGFIEISFTDTSKTQLNWNLNLGSNMISSDCAYYNTDFPDVLPAQITLIKQ; this comes from the coding sequence ATGAAAAACTTACTTATCATATTAACAACTGTCATTTTTAATTTAGTTTCCGGCCAGCGTGACCACGGTCCTGTTCAAGAAGCTTGTTCTTCTTATCATAAATTTCCCTTAAGAACGTTTAACAGCCTTCCCGAAGAACCCTGCAACTATCTGAAAGACAAGAACAATGAACTTCCCGCTTTTGAAGGAACATGGAAAGGAACATGGGATAACAAAATCGTTTTTATTACTTTCAAAAAAATATCTAAAATTTTTAATTCTAATTTAAAATATTATTCAGATTATTTAATCGGAAAATATAAGATATTAGACTCCAATGGTAATGTTTTGACTGAAAGCGTAAAAGGAAATATTTTATTTGACACTATGAATATAGCTGATTATAAAGCTAAAATAAAAGGTGGTAAATTTAAAAAAACAAATGATAAATATTCCCTAACTTATGTAGACTCTGATTTGTGTTACAAGTCTGGATTTATTGAAATAAGCTTTACAGATACATCCAAAACACAACTAAACTGGAATCTAAACTTAGGAAGCAATATGATTTCATCTGACTGTGCTTATTATAATACTGATTTTCCTGATGTCCTTCCTGCACAAATTACTCTTATAAAACAGTAG
- a CDS encoding putative sugar nucleotidyl transferase, whose amino-acid sequence MQLVFSDAQYWEDFLPLTFTRPVAAMRCGILTFSERWQKILGNTEVSYFTENYLQDKFKTPEDKESLFLVTNFLPTEAVIQQIKDLQQGEALVYEDELVAAKINMKGFSLNQIEKMTDIKEKLIFFKKPTDLFTYNHLAIDFDFDLLTEGRTSQELSSTNGFLGEKKDLFIEEGAQIEFSTINTKTGKIYIGKNAEVMEGCNLRGPISLGDDSKFNLGSKIYGATTVGPHCKVGGEVNNIIIFGYSSKGHEGFIGNSVIGEWCNFGADTNSSNLKNNYSQVKLWNYRTKAFEDTGLQFAGLIMGDHSKTAINTQLNTGTVIGVASNIFKPGFPPNLVENFSWGGCKDDERFKLDKAYEVAERAMGRRKVPLTDYDKAILKHIFDTY is encoded by the coding sequence ATGCAATTAGTATTTTCAGATGCCCAGTATTGGGAAGATTTTCTTCCGCTTACCTTTACCCGTCCTGTTGCCGCAATGCGGTGCGGAATCCTGACCTTTTCTGAAAGATGGCAGAAGATCCTGGGGAATACCGAAGTCTCTTACTTTACCGAAAATTATCTTCAGGATAAATTTAAAACCCCTGAAGACAAAGAAAGTCTTTTCCTGGTCACCAATTTTCTGCCTACTGAAGCGGTAATTCAGCAGATCAAAGATCTTCAGCAGGGAGAAGCTCTCGTGTATGAAGATGAACTGGTCGCAGCGAAAATTAATATGAAAGGATTTTCCCTGAACCAGATCGAAAAGATGACAGATATTAAAGAAAAGCTAATCTTTTTTAAAAAACCGACTGACTTATTTACCTATAATCATCTTGCCATTGATTTTGATTTCGATTTGCTTACAGAAGGACGAACTTCTCAGGAGTTATCTTCTACCAATGGATTTCTGGGTGAAAAAAAGGATCTTTTTATTGAAGAAGGAGCACAGATAGAATTCTCTACGATCAACACAAAAACGGGAAAGATTTATATTGGAAAGAATGCTGAGGTGATGGAAGGCTGTAATCTTCGCGGACCTATATCCCTGGGTGATGATTCTAAGTTTAATTTAGGATCAAAAATTTATGGTGCTACAACGGTTGGACCTCACTGTAAAGTAGGAGGTGAAGTGAATAATATTATCATATTTGGCTATTCAAGTAAAGGCCATGAAGGTTTTATCGGAAATTCTGTGATTGGGGAATGGTGTAATTTCGGAGCAGATACCAACTCTTCCAATCTTAAAAATAATTACAGCCAGGTTAAACTCTGGAATTACAGAACAAAAGCTTTTGAAGATACGGGACTTCAGTTTGCCGGTCTTATCATGGGAGATCACTCTAAAACAGCGATCAACACTCAGTTAAATACCGGAACGGTAATAGGCGTTGCTTCTAATATATTCAAACCAGGCTTTCCGCCAAACCTTGTGGAAAACTTTTCATGGGGCGGATGTAAAGATGATGAACGTTTTAAACTGGATAAAGCTTATGAAGTAGCAGAAAGAGCAATGGGAAGAAGAAAAGTCCCATTAACGGATTATGATAAAGCGATATTGAAGCATATCTTTGATACCTATTAA
- a CDS encoding type B 50S ribosomal protein L31, with product MKKGIHPENYRLVVFKDMSNDDVFLCKSTAETKDSIEFEGQEYPLIKMEISSTSHPFYTGKVKLVDTAGRVDKFMNKYKKFTK from the coding sequence ATGAAAAAAGGAATCCACCCAGAAAATTATAGACTTGTTGTTTTCAAAGATATGAGTAACGACGACGTGTTTCTTTGTAAGTCTACTGCAGAAACAAAAGATAGTATCGAATTCGAAGGACAAGAGTACCCATTGATCAAAATGGAAATCTCTTCAACTTCTCACCCTTTCTACACTGGTAAAGTTAAATTAGTTGACACTGCAGGTAGAGTTGATAAGTTCATGAACAAATACAAAAAATTCACTAAGTAA
- a CDS encoding nucleotide pyrophosphohydrolase, which yields MEITQLQQQVDEWIKTIGVRYFNELTNMAMLTEEVGEVARIIARRYGEQSEKESDKSKDLGEELADVLFVTLCLANQTGVNLQDAFDKKMKIKTDRDKDRHQNNEKLK from the coding sequence ATGGAAATAACACAACTGCAGCAGCAGGTCGATGAATGGATTAAAACCATCGGTGTCCGCTATTTTAATGAATTGACGAATATGGCTATGCTTACCGAAGAGGTAGGGGAAGTGGCCAGAATTATCGCCAGAAGATATGGCGAGCAGAGCGAAAAAGAAAGTGACAAAAGCAAAGACCTCGGTGAAGAGCTGGCAGATGTATTGTTTGTCACCTTATGTTTAGCCAATCAAACCGGAGTAAACTTACAGGACGCTTTCGACAAAAAAATGAAGATTAAAACTGACCGAGATAAGGATCGACATCAGAATAATGAAAAATTAAAATAA
- a CDS encoding 3-phosphoshikimate 1-carboxyvinyltransferase: MKLEKSKLSNDKTVQISGSKSISNRLLILESLFKNIQIGNLSNSQDTQLLKKALSENTETVDIHHAGTAMRFLTSYYSTFEGKTTILTGSKRMKERPIKNLVSALRDLGVEIEYLENEGFPPLKITGKKITQKQVNVPANISSQFITSLLLIAGKLENGLEIYLVGEVTSRSYIEMTLDILTKFGIKNSFEGNTIKVENVDMNSEWSTVHYEVESDWSSASYFYSIAALGRETIHLKSFYKESTQGDSAIARIYEDFFGIKTTFTEDEHKLTLTPEPDFSFPEKIILDMNNCPDIAQTLCVTAAALKIPFEISGLGTLRVKETDRLLALYNELKKLGTETEITDLTIKSVSFGEPQENISIRTYQDHRMAMSFAPFCLIKELNIEEEDVVEKSYPMFWKDLSDLLIIG; this comes from the coding sequence ATGAAGCTAGAAAAATCAAAACTATCAAACGATAAAACAGTTCAGATCAGCGGTTCGAAAAGTATTTCGAATCGTTTGTTGATTTTGGAAAGTTTATTTAAAAACATACAGATTGGAAACCTTTCCAATTCCCAGGATACGCAATTGCTGAAAAAAGCATTGTCCGAAAATACAGAAACGGTAGACATTCATCACGCAGGAACAGCCATGCGATTCCTCACTTCTTACTATTCTACTTTTGAAGGAAAAACCACAATCCTTACCGGATCTAAAAGGATGAAGGAAAGACCGATCAAGAATCTGGTAAGTGCACTGAGAGATCTGGGAGTAGAGATTGAATATTTAGAAAACGAAGGTTTTCCTCCTCTAAAAATTACAGGAAAGAAGATCACCCAAAAGCAGGTCAATGTTCCGGCTAATATATCCAGCCAGTTCATCACCTCTCTCCTTCTGATTGCCGGGAAACTGGAAAACGGACTGGAAATTTATCTGGTAGGGGAAGTGACTTCAAGATCATATATAGAAATGACGCTGGATATTCTGACAAAATTCGGGATTAAGAACAGCTTTGAAGGAAATACAATCAAAGTGGAAAACGTTGATATGAATAGTGAATGGTCAACCGTTCATTATGAAGTGGAAAGTGACTGGAGCTCGGCTTCTTACTTCTACTCTATCGCAGCTTTGGGAAGAGAAACCATCCACCTGAAAAGCTTTTACAAAGAATCTACACAAGGGGATTCTGCTATTGCCAGGATTTATGAAGATTTTTTTGGCATTAAAACCACCTTTACTGAAGACGAACACAAACTCACCTTAACACCTGAGCCTGATTTTTCTTTCCCGGAGAAAATTATACTGGACATGAACAACTGCCCGGATATTGCCCAGACTCTTTGTGTAACAGCAGCAGCATTAAAAATTCCTTTTGAGATTTCAGGATTGGGAACTTTAAGGGTAAAAGAAACCGACAGACTTCTGGCTTTATATAACGAACTGAAAAAACTGGGAACTGAAACCGAGATCACAGATTTAACCATTAAGTCCGTGAGTTTTGGAGAACCACAGGAGAATATCTCTATCAGAACCTATCAGGATCACAGAATGGCAATGAGTTTTGCTCCGTTCTGCCTGATAAAGGAACTGAATATTGAAGAGGAAGATGTAGTGGAAAAATCTTATCCGATGTTCTGGAAAGACCTTAGCGATCTGCTGATCATAGGTTAA
- a CDS encoding alkaline phosphatase encodes MKLSTKIAAVIAFGVFAQNQAQNYLKYSVGNAHSHNDYQQEIPFWQAYYASFGSIEADVFLVKGKLWIAHTEKELSASRTLENLYLDNISKQIKQNKGNIYPDGSKKLQLLIDIKQDYKTSLNALVSTLKRYPEITGCPGIKIVITGSRPQPGDFKNYPNYLYFDGDLDKNYTDDQLKKIGMLSADFADLVKWNGKGIPRDEETEKIKNAVEKTHALQKPIRFYGAPDFTNAWVNLIDLGVDYINTDHISDLKKFMNTIPKNFYKNAKDYDVYTPTYKTDRAGKKVKNVILLIPDGTSLPQYYTAFTANKGKLNVFNMKSTGLSKTNSSNAYITDSAPGSTAFATGVKTKNTFVGVDEARKSLAQIPDIIAAKGMVSGLISTGDITDATPADFYAHSDNRNSSEPILKDFVSSKTKILMGGPTSGLSQENVQKIKNAGINFYQDLKSVSKITSRTLVIDPLASQRITNGRGNWLADAFDLTLNDLKENKKGFFMMVEASQTDGGGHSNNLEQLVTELLDFDQVVGKAMKFADENKETLVIVVGDHETGGLTLLDGNLKEGWVFGNFSTNDHTSIPSSVFAYGPNSQEFTGLFENTEIFSKIMEAYGIRK; translated from the coding sequence ATGAAATTATCAACGAAAATAGCAGCAGTAATAGCCTTTGGTGTATTTGCTCAAAATCAGGCACAGAATTATCTGAAATATAGTGTTGGCAATGCCCATTCACATAATGATTATCAGCAGGAGATCCCTTTTTGGCAGGCGTATTATGCCAGTTTTGGTTCAATAGAAGCAGATGTCTTTCTGGTAAAAGGTAAATTATGGATAGCTCACACAGAAAAAGAACTGTCGGCGAGCAGAACTCTTGAAAATCTTTATCTGGATAATATATCAAAGCAGATTAAACAGAATAAAGGAAATATTTATCCGGACGGCAGTAAAAAACTGCAGCTGCTTATTGATATCAAACAGGACTATAAAACCTCACTGAATGCATTGGTCAGTACATTGAAACGGTATCCTGAAATAACCGGCTGCCCCGGAATTAAAATTGTGATAACAGGAAGTCGTCCTCAGCCCGGAGATTTTAAAAATTACCCCAACTATCTTTATTTTGACGGTGATCTGGATAAAAATTATACAGATGATCAGTTGAAAAAAATCGGAATGTTGAGTGCAGACTTTGCAGATCTGGTTAAATGGAACGGAAAAGGAATTCCAAGAGATGAAGAAACGGAAAAGATAAAAAACGCGGTAGAGAAAACACATGCCCTGCAGAAGCCGATCCGTTTTTACGGAGCCCCCGATTTTACAAATGCCTGGGTGAATCTGATAGACTTAGGTGTGGATTATATCAATACCGATCATATTTCTGATCTTAAAAAGTTCATGAATACCATTCCCAAAAATTTTTATAAAAATGCGAAGGACTACGATGTTTATACACCTACTTATAAAACAGACAGAGCCGGCAAAAAAGTTAAAAACGTGATACTTCTGATCCCGGACGGAACTTCTCTTCCTCAGTATTATACTGCTTTTACCGCCAACAAAGGAAAGTTGAATGTGTTTAATATGAAATCTACGGGATTGTCCAAAACCAATTCTTCCAACGCTTATATCACAGATTCTGCACCGGGATCCACAGCATTTGCAACCGGCGTGAAAACAAAAAATACATTTGTAGGAGTTGATGAAGCAAGGAAATCTCTGGCTCAGATTCCGGATATTATCGCTGCTAAAGGAATGGTTTCCGGATTGATTTCTACAGGTGATATTACCGATGCCACGCCTGCGGATTTTTACGCCCATTCAGATAACAGAAATAGTTCAGAGCCCATTCTGAAAGATTTTGTAAGCTCTAAAACAAAAATTCTGATGGGAGGACCAACCAGCGGATTGAGTCAGGAAAATGTACAAAAGATCAAAAATGCCGGGATTAATTTCTATCAGGATCTGAAATCAGTCAGTAAAATAACCAGCCGTACTTTGGTTATTGATCCACTGGCCTCACAGAGAATAACCAATGGTAGAGGGAACTGGCTGGCTGATGCCTTTGATCTTACTTTAAATGATTTAAAAGAGAATAAAAAAGGATTCTTTATGATGGTGGAAGCTTCACAGACAGACGGTGGTGGACACAGTAACAATCTGGAGCAACTGGTTACTGAACTGTTGGATTTTGATCAGGTGGTAGGAAAAGCCATGAAGTTTGCTGATGAAAATAAGGAAACGTTAGTAATTGTGGTAGGAGATCACGAAACCGGAGGCTTAACCCTTTTGGACGGAAATCTTAAAGAGGGCTGGGTATTCGGGAATTTCAGTACGAATGATCATACATCCATTCCATCCAGCGTATTTGCCTACGGACCCAATTCTCAGGAATTTACCGGCCTTTTTGAAAATACTGAGATCTTCAGTAAGATAATGGAAGCCTATGGAATCCGTAAATAA
- a CDS encoding SDR family oxidoreductase: protein MTIIITGTSSGIGFVLAEYFGKKGHKVYGLSRKHTESQYFRSIPTDVTDNGAVQNAIAEVLQTESRIDVLINNAGMGMVGAVEDSTKEDILKLFNLNLVGSVQMMSAVLPKMRENKFGKIINISSIGSEMGLPFRGFYSASKSALDKVTEAIRYEVYPWNIDVCSLHLGDIKTNIAENRVRTEVSAPYKNVFDKVYALMNSHVGDGTEPLEVATYVENLLNKNKWKAHYYFGKFGQKIGVPLKWILPQGTYENLMKKYNKLD from the coding sequence ATGACTATTATCATCACAGGAACCTCATCAGGAATAGGTTTTGTACTGGCCGAGTATTTCGGTAAAAAAGGCCATAAAGTATACGGTTTAAGCCGAAAACATACGGAAAGTCAGTATTTCAGATCGATCCCTACAGATGTTACCGATAACGGTGCGGTTCAGAATGCTATTGCTGAAGTTTTGCAAACAGAATCAAGAATTGATGTTCTGATCAACAATGCGGGAATGGGAATGGTAGGAGCTGTGGAAGATTCTACCAAAGAGGATATTTTAAAACTCTTCAACCTGAACCTTGTAGGTTCTGTTCAGATGATGAGTGCCGTACTTCCGAAAATGCGTGAAAATAAATTCGGAAAGATCATCAATATTTCGAGTATAGGAAGTGAAATGGGACTTCCTTTCCGAGGTTTTTATTCTGCCTCAAAATCTGCACTGGATAAGGTAACTGAAGCTATAAGATATGAAGTATATCCCTGGAATATTGATGTCTGCTCACTCCATCTTGGTGATATTAAAACGAATATAGCAGAAAACAGAGTAAGAACGGAAGTTTCCGCTCCGTACAAAAATGTATTCGACAAAGTTTACGCGTTGATGAATTCACATGTAGGCGATGGAACCGAGCCTCTGGAGGTAGCAACTTACGTTGAAAATCTTCTGAATAAAAATAAATGGAAAGCCCATTATTATTTTGGTAAATTCGGGCAAAAGATTGGAGTACCTCTGAAATGGATTCTTCCTCAGGGAACGTATGAAAATTTAATGAAGAAATATAATAAACTGGACTAA